One part of the Sorangiineae bacterium MSr11954 genome encodes these proteins:
- a CDS encoding Hsp33 family molecular chaperone HslO, translating into MTDPNSPAQGDRVLRALTDDAAFRVITVESTRTVRAAIEAQKPPSHLAPLFADLITGSILVRETMSPDQRVQIILQAEDQRSRMIADSNPDTHPWTRGLIQLAPSTQQFELGVEARLQVARRLYNGSLHQGVVAVPASGGISGALMSYMQTSEQVVSMIAVGTHGEGDDLRAGGYIVQLLPDVGEGPLMVMTERLKDFASMGPLLEKRLAEPRLLLAELLYGMPYTEVGESGHGFGCNCSEERILFGLSTLPRRDVQELSEQGEMLEIACDYCRQQYKIAPSKLRGLLEQN; encoded by the coding sequence GTGACCGACCCCAATTCCCCGGCTCAAGGCGACCGTGTCCTTCGAGCTCTTACAGACGACGCTGCATTTCGTGTGATCACAGTGGAGAGCACCCGCACCGTGCGTGCGGCGATCGAGGCTCAGAAGCCCCCGAGCCACCTCGCGCCCCTCTTCGCGGATCTGATCACGGGGTCCATTTTGGTCCGCGAGACGATGTCGCCCGATCAGCGTGTGCAGATCATTCTGCAGGCAGAGGATCAGCGCAGCAGGATGATCGCGGACTCGAACCCGGATACCCACCCGTGGACACGAGGCCTCATTCAGTTGGCTCCGAGTACGCAGCAGTTCGAGCTGGGGGTCGAAGCGCGCCTGCAGGTGGCGCGACGGCTTTACAACGGATCTTTGCACCAAGGCGTGGTGGCGGTGCCCGCGTCGGGCGGCATCTCGGGGGCGCTCATGAGCTATATGCAGACGTCCGAGCAAGTCGTCTCCATGATCGCGGTGGGCACGCATGGAGAAGGGGACGACCTGCGCGCGGGAGGCTACATCGTGCAGCTCCTTCCCGATGTTGGAGAGGGGCCGCTGATGGTGATGACCGAGCGGCTCAAGGACTTTGCATCCATGGGCCCTCTGCTCGAAAAACGCTTGGCCGAGCCCCGCTTGCTCTTGGCCGAGTTGCTCTACGGCATGCCGTACACCGAGGTGGGTGAATCGGGGCACGGCTTCGGATGCAACTGCAGCGAGGAGCGCATTCTGTTCGGGCTCTCGACCCTCCCGCGGCGCGATGTGCAGGAGCTCTCCGAGCAGGGCGAGATGCTCGAGATTGCGTGCGACTACTGCCGTCAACAATATAAAATTGCGCCGTCGAAGCTTCGCGGGTTGTTGGAGCAGAACTAA